One Lepus europaeus isolate LE1 chromosome X, mLepTim1.pri, whole genome shotgun sequence genomic window carries:
- the LOC133752742 gene encoding small ubiquitin-related modifier 3-like produces MSEEKPKEGVKTENDHINLKVAGQDGSVVQFKIKRHTPLSKLMKAYWEQQGLSMRQIRFRCHGQPIKEAHTPAQLEMDDKDTIDVFQQQTGPGCVTSPLPGRGLFSILAFAVE; encoded by the coding sequence ATGTCCGAGGAGAAGCCCAAGGAGGGCGTGAAGACTGAGAATGACCACATCAACCTGAAGGTGGCCGGGCAGGACGGCTCCGTGGTGCAGTTCAAGATCAAGAGGCACACCCCGCTGAGCAAGCTGATGAAGGCCtactgggagcagcagggcttGTCAATGAGGCAGATTAGATTCAGGTGCCATGGGCAACCAATTAAAGAAGCGCACACACCTGCGCAGCTGGAGATGGACGACAAGGACACCATCGACGTGTTCCAGCAGCAGACGGGGCCAGGCTGTGTAACCAGCCCCTTGCCAGGGCGTGGCCTGTTTTCCATCCTTGCATTTGCTGTTGAATAG